A portion of the Carya illinoinensis cultivar Pawnee chromosome 11, C.illinoinensisPawnee_v1, whole genome shotgun sequence genome contains these proteins:
- the LOC122282396 gene encoding protein FAR-RED IMPAIRED RESPONSE 1-like → MGHPSPLMATSSGTEVPIGKEDTPGCEETEAPSSSSRVHEHGEEERPDLHETEYGTVGSPPLDQMDGGSPPLGQMKGGDIIMEPKSGMEFDSFEELMEYYRVYAKKCNFGSMTQRSERDDEGNVRYVTIGCTRGGKVRNRTMNVAKPHPTGKTDCKARINALKIQGKMRLTTVHNTHNHGLKPPILKKDCRNYIDKAKHLRLGAGGAGALQDYFARMQYKNPKFFALMDLDDDGRLKNVFWADPRSRAAYQDFGDVVTFDTTYLTNRYGIPFAPFVGINHHGQSILFGAGLISSEDTETFTWLFQT, encoded by the exons ATGGGACATCCGAGTCCTCTCATGGCTACAAGCTCTGGAACAGAGGTGCCGATTGGTAAAGAGGATACACCTGGGTGTGAAGAAACTGAAGCACCCAGTTCCTCCTCTAGAGTGCATGAACATGGTGAAGAGGAGAGGCCAGACCTACATGAAACCGAGTATGGCACTGTCGGTTCACCTCCGTTAGACCAAATGGATGGTGGCTCACCTCCGTTAGGGCAAATGAAGGGTGGTGATATAATTATGGAGCCAAAATCGGGGATGGAGTTTGATTCTTTTGAGGAATTAATGGAATATTATAGGGTATATGCTAAGAAATGCAATTTTGGATCCATGACACAACGGAGTGAGAGAGATGACGAAGGAAATGTCAGATATGTCACCATTGGTTGTACTCGTGGGGGAAAAGTTAGGAATAGGACAATGAATGTCGCCAAACCACACCCGACAGGGAAAACTGACTGTAAAGCTCGGATTAATGCCTTAAAAATCCAGGGAAAGATGCGGTTGACCACAGTCCATAATACCCATAATCATGGGTTGA AACCTCCCATTTTGAAAAAGGATTGTCGTAACTACATTGACAAGGCAAAACATTTACGACTTGGAGCAGGTGGTGCTGGAGCACTTCAAGACTATTTTGCAAGGATGCAATACAAGAATCCCAAATTCTTTGCcttgatggatttagatgatGATGGAAGGTTGAAGAATGTATTTTGGGCAGATCCACGTAGTAGGGCAGCTTATCAAGATTTTGGTGATGTGGTAACGTTTGACACAACGTACCTAACAAACAGATATGGAATACCCTTTGCACCCTTTGTTGGTATAAACCATCATGGGCAATCGATTCTCTTTGGAGCAGGGTTAATTTCTAGTGAGGATACAGAGACTTTTACATGGCTATTTCAGACCTAG